A stretch of Corallococcus macrosporus DNA encodes these proteins:
- a CDS encoding zinc-dependent alcohol dehydrogenase family protein produces MKAVRFSAFGPPPDVVQVVEEPPVPLKPGEARLAVLATPINPSDLLTLSGEYGVLPKLPATPGNEGVGRVVEVAGTDAVNVGDLVFLPLGAGTWRTHLTAPAAQLLPVPPGLDLLQASMLLINPPTAYLMLRQFVTLQPGEWVVQNAANSAVGRYLITLAQVMGLKTANVVRRQELADELKAQGADAVLLDTDELPKQLRAATGGAKVRLGIDAVGGDSARRVGDCLATGGVLVNYGAMSGKGPQLSAAASIFKDVTLRGFWLTRWLRDAPREEQNATLARLAELMGVGTLQAPVDGTYPLERIHDAVKRALEPGRNGKILLTPNPAA; encoded by the coding sequence ATGAAAGCAGTGCGCTTCTCGGCCTTCGGGCCGCCCCCCGATGTCGTCCAGGTGGTGGAGGAGCCGCCTGTGCCGCTGAAGCCCGGCGAGGCGCGGCTGGCCGTGCTGGCCACGCCCATCAACCCCTCGGACCTGCTCACCCTCTCCGGTGAGTACGGCGTGCTGCCCAAGCTGCCCGCCACGCCCGGCAACGAGGGCGTGGGCCGCGTGGTGGAGGTGGCCGGCACGGACGCCGTGAACGTGGGCGACCTCGTGTTCCTGCCGCTGGGCGCGGGCACCTGGCGTACCCACCTCACCGCGCCCGCCGCGCAGCTGTTGCCCGTGCCGCCGGGCCTGGACCTGCTCCAGGCGAGCATGCTGCTCATCAACCCGCCCACCGCCTACCTGATGCTGCGCCAGTTCGTGACGCTCCAGCCCGGCGAGTGGGTGGTGCAGAACGCCGCCAACTCCGCGGTGGGCCGCTACCTCATCACGCTGGCGCAGGTGATGGGCCTGAAGACCGCCAACGTCGTGCGCCGCCAGGAGCTGGCGGACGAGCTCAAGGCCCAGGGCGCGGACGCGGTGCTGCTGGACACGGATGAGCTGCCCAAGCAGCTGCGCGCGGCCACGGGCGGCGCGAAGGTGCGGCTGGGCATCGACGCGGTGGGCGGCGACTCCGCCCGCAGGGTGGGCGACTGTCTGGCCACGGGCGGCGTGCTGGTGAACTACGGCGCCATGAGCGGCAAGGGGCCCCAGCTGTCCGCGGCGGCCTCCATCTTCAAGGACGTCACCCTGCGCGGCTTCTGGCTGACGCGCTGGCTGCGCGACGCCCCGCGCGAGGAGCAGAACGCCACGCTCGCGCGGCTGGCGGAGCTGATGGGCGTGGGCACGCTCCAGGCGCCCGTGGACGGCACCTATCCGCTGGAGCGCATCCACGACGCGGTGAAGCGCGCGCTGGAGCCGGGCCGCAACGGGAAGATTCTCCTCACCCCCAACCCCGCGGCGTGA
- a CDS encoding glucose 1-dehydrogenase, which translates to MKRVEGKVALVTGGAGGLGAASARLLAREGAKVVVTDRREAEARAVAEELGDAGLFVALDVTREDQWVSALARTVEKFGRLDVLVNNAGMGIVKDIEEMSLDEWKLVHSVNLDGVFLGCKHGIRVMRETKSQGGSIINISSIAGLVGVPQFPAYCSSKAGVRMLSKSVALHCAYKGYGIRCNSIHPGYVETAMVEALAQAGGQADKTRARMLKGIPAGRFGEPDDVANAVVYLASDESKLMTGAEMVLDGGATAQ; encoded by the coding sequence ATGAAGCGAGTCGAAGGCAAGGTGGCCCTGGTGACGGGCGGCGCGGGGGGCCTGGGTGCCGCGTCCGCGCGGCTGCTCGCGCGCGAGGGCGCGAAGGTGGTGGTGACCGACCGGCGCGAGGCGGAAGCTCGCGCGGTGGCGGAGGAACTGGGCGACGCGGGCCTGTTCGTCGCGCTGGACGTCACGCGCGAGGACCAGTGGGTGAGCGCGCTGGCGCGCACGGTGGAGAAGTTCGGACGGCTGGACGTGCTGGTGAACAACGCGGGCATGGGCATCGTGAAGGACATCGAGGAGATGTCCCTGGACGAGTGGAAGCTCGTGCACTCGGTCAACCTGGACGGCGTGTTCCTGGGCTGCAAGCACGGCATCCGCGTGATGCGGGAGACGAAGTCGCAGGGCGGCTCCATCATCAACATCTCCTCCATCGCGGGGCTCGTGGGCGTGCCGCAGTTCCCCGCGTACTGCTCCAGCAAGGCCGGCGTGCGCATGCTGTCCAAGTCCGTGGCGCTGCACTGCGCGTACAAGGGCTATGGCATCCGCTGCAACTCCATCCACCCGGGCTACGTGGAGACGGCCATGGTGGAGGCGCTGGCCCAGGCCGGCGGCCAGGCGGACAAGACGCGCGCGCGCATGCTCAAGGGCATCCCCGCGGGCCGCTTCGGTGAGCCGGACGACGTGGCCAACGCCGTGGTGTACCTGGCGTCGGACGAGTCCAAGCTGATGACCGGCGCGGAGATGGTCCTCGACGGCGGCGCCACCGCGCAGTAG
- a CDS encoding SDR family NAD(P)-dependent oxidoreductase: MGALDGKIAVVTGGSTGIGFAIAERFAREGAEVVIAGRRQQRLDDAAAKIGRGARSVVTDVGDDAQVKRLIDSVPRVDLLVTCAGGAVFGAVESVPSQSWRALFNDRFFGQLSACHYAVPKMAPGSAILLCSGIAGHTALVNYAGGAGLCGAVNAMGRSLSVELAPKGIRVNVLSPGLTRDTDIDWGVPPDQVGAFLDALVSNVPLKRPGTVHDMADAAFFLATCAYATGQVLDIDGGWTAG, encoded by the coding sequence ATGGGCGCATTGGACGGGAAGATCGCGGTCGTCACGGGCGGAAGCACGGGCATTGGCTTCGCCATCGCGGAGCGCTTCGCCAGGGAGGGCGCGGAGGTGGTCATCGCCGGACGCCGCCAGCAGCGCCTGGACGACGCGGCGGCGAAGATTGGCCGGGGCGCCCGGAGCGTCGTCACCGACGTAGGCGACGACGCGCAGGTGAAGCGGCTCATCGACTCCGTGCCTCGCGTGGACCTGCTGGTGACGTGCGCGGGCGGCGCCGTGTTCGGCGCGGTGGAGTCCGTGCCCTCGCAGTCGTGGCGGGCCCTCTTCAACGACCGCTTCTTCGGCCAGCTCTCCGCCTGCCATTACGCCGTCCCGAAGATGGCCCCGGGCAGCGCCATCCTTCTGTGCTCCGGCATCGCGGGCCACACGGCGCTGGTGAACTACGCGGGCGGCGCGGGCCTGTGCGGCGCGGTCAACGCCATGGGCCGCTCGCTGTCCGTGGAGCTCGCGCCCAAGGGCATCCGCGTCAACGTCCTCTCCCCCGGGCTCACCCGCGACACGGACATCGACTGGGGCGTCCCGCCCGACCAGGTCGGCGCGTTCCTGGACGCGCTCGTGAGCAACGTCCCGCTCAAGCGGCCAGGCACCGTGCACGACATGGCGGACGCGGCCTTCTTCCTCGCGACGTGCGCCTACGCCACGGGGCAGGTGCTCGACATCGACGGCGGCTGGACCGCGGGCTGA
- a CDS encoding DUF4038 domain-containing protein, producing the protein MSLLCLSLLSACGPEPVVAAPVTVSSPLTLSKLRVSSNGRFLVKADGTPFFWMADTAWQLIPYLNRDQAATYLQNRADQGFTVVQAVVLGPLTGLYSNAQGDVPFLNNNFTTPAVTPGSDPANATQYDFWDHVDSVVDQAEARGLYVALLPLWGTLVQDGYLTLSNAQAYGQFLGSRYAGRSIIWVLGGDVSPAGYESVWRALAKGIAIGASGSEDYSQVLMTFHPKGGARSSTWFHNEAWLDFNMQQNGHCTDTDVYNRMASDYALSPAKPSLDGEPLYEQFPICFNAANGFSNDYEVRKYAYWSVFAGALGHTYGHNAVWQMYAPGRSPQFSPLSYWYDALNHAGAGQMRHLRRLIESRPMLERTPDQALLASSAGTGTQRIQATRSSSGAYAFVYSASGLAFTVNMGRLTGGTVRATWYNPRTGAASVSGTFANTGTRQFTPPGSGAGNDWVLVLDDTTRNFPLPGGTPPPVNEAYATQSASASPSTVAPGQTVNLSVSIHAAGAASGRNVKLNVRDAAGTYLAGVPFANQAFAQGELKTYTMAYAVPSTLANGTYCLTSGVADATWATWLYWDNCAASFTVSNAPVPQVGFTLVSASTSPTTVARGGTVRLTSTFQAAGAASGVNVKLDVRNLAGTTTVASNPLANQAFTQGQTRTFQVDYAVPTTLAPGGYCLATGVSTGDWSSWYVWNGCAATFTVQ; encoded by the coding sequence ATGTCCTTGCTGTGCCTGTCCCTCCTGTCGGCGTGCGGGCCGGAGCCCGTGGTGGCCGCTCCCGTCACCGTGTCCTCGCCCCTGACCCTGTCGAAGCTGCGCGTGAGCAGCAACGGCCGCTTCCTGGTGAAGGCGGACGGCACGCCGTTCTTCTGGATGGCGGACACGGCCTGGCAGCTCATCCCGTACCTCAACCGCGACCAGGCGGCGACGTACCTCCAGAACCGCGCGGACCAGGGCTTCACCGTCGTGCAGGCCGTGGTGCTGGGGCCGCTCACCGGCCTGTACTCCAACGCGCAGGGCGACGTGCCCTTCCTCAACAACAACTTCACGACGCCCGCGGTGACGCCGGGCAGCGACCCGGCCAATGCCACCCAGTACGACTTCTGGGACCACGTCGACTCCGTCGTCGACCAGGCGGAGGCGCGCGGCCTCTACGTGGCGCTGCTGCCCCTGTGGGGCACGCTCGTGCAGGACGGCTATCTCACGCTGTCCAACGCGCAGGCGTATGGCCAGTTCCTGGGCAGCCGGTACGCGGGCCGCTCCATCATCTGGGTGCTCGGCGGTGACGTGAGCCCCGCGGGCTACGAGTCCGTCTGGCGCGCGCTGGCCAAGGGCATCGCCATCGGCGCGTCGGGTTCGGAGGACTACAGCCAGGTGCTGATGACCTTCCACCCGAAGGGCGGCGCCAGGTCCTCCACCTGGTTCCACAACGAGGCGTGGCTGGACTTCAACATGCAGCAGAACGGCCACTGCACGGACACGGACGTCTACAACCGCATGGCCAGCGATTACGCCCTGTCGCCCGCGAAGCCGTCGCTGGATGGCGAGCCGCTCTACGAACAGTTCCCTATCTGCTTCAACGCCGCCAACGGTTTCTCCAACGACTACGAGGTGCGCAAGTACGCGTACTGGAGCGTGTTCGCGGGCGCGCTCGGTCACACCTATGGGCACAACGCCGTCTGGCAGATGTACGCGCCGGGCCGCTCGCCGCAGTTCAGCCCGCTGAGCTACTGGTACGACGCGCTCAACCACGCGGGCGCGGGGCAGATGCGCCACCTGCGCCGGCTCATCGAGTCGCGGCCCATGCTGGAGCGCACGCCGGACCAGGCCCTGCTGGCCTCCAGCGCGGGGACGGGCACGCAGCGCATCCAGGCCACGCGCTCCTCGAGCGGCGCCTACGCCTTCGTCTACAGCGCGTCCGGGCTGGCCTTCACGGTGAACATGGGCCGGCTCACCGGCGGGACGGTGCGCGCCACCTGGTACAACCCGCGCACGGGCGCGGCGAGCGTGTCGGGCACCTTCGCCAACACGGGCACGCGGCAGTTCACGCCACCTGGCAGCGGGGCAGGGAATGACTGGGTGCTGGTGCTGGACGACACCACGCGCAACTTCCCGCTGCCGGGCGGCACGCCGCCGCCGGTGAACGAGGCCTACGCCACGCAGTCCGCGTCGGCGTCGCCCTCCACCGTGGCGCCGGGGCAGACGGTGAACCTGTCGGTGTCCATCCATGCGGCGGGCGCGGCGTCGGGCCGCAACGTGAAGCTCAACGTGCGGGATGCGGCGGGCACCTACCTGGCCGGTGTGCCGTTCGCGAACCAGGCGTTCGCGCAGGGCGAGCTGAAGACCTACACGATGGCCTACGCGGTTCCGTCCACCCTGGCCAACGGGACGTACTGCCTGACGTCGGGCGTGGCGGATGCCACCTGGGCGACCTGGCTCTACTGGGACAACTGCGCGGCGTCGTTCACGGTGTCCAACGCGCCAGTGCCGCAGGTGGGCTTCACGCTCGTGTCCGCGTCCACGTCACCCACGACGGTAGCGCGGGGCGGCACGGTGCGGCTCACCAGCACCTTCCAGGCGGCGGGCGCGGCGAGCGGCGTGAACGTGAAGCTGGACGTGCGCAATCTGGCGGGCACGACCACGGTCGCCAGCAACCCCCTGGCCAACCAGGCGTTCACGCAGGGCCAGACGCGCACGTTCCAGGTGGACTACGCGGTCCCGACGACGCTGGCCCCTGGCGGCTACTGCCTGGCGACCGGTGTCTCCACCGGGGACTGGTCCAGTTGGTACGTGTGGAACGGCTGCGCCGCGACCTTCACGGTGCAGTAG
- a CDS encoding VOC family protein: MSGPQKIVTCLWCNFNAEEAVALYTSVFKDSRILSVSRYTDAGPAPKGTVLTIDFELAGQRFIALNGGPGLPFTDAVSLSVDCDTQEELDAYWDKLLAGGGKPVQCGWLKDRFGLSWQIVPTYMQQVMQDPDEAKRDRVMRAMLKMVKLDIAELKRAAEAR; the protein is encoded by the coding sequence ATGTCCGGTCCCCAGAAGATCGTCACCTGCCTGTGGTGCAACTTCAACGCGGAGGAGGCCGTCGCCCTCTACACGTCTGTCTTCAAGGACTCGAGGATCCTGAGCGTCAGCCGGTACACGGACGCGGGCCCCGCGCCCAAGGGCACGGTGCTGACCATCGACTTCGAGCTCGCGGGACAGCGCTTCATCGCGCTCAATGGCGGACCCGGCCTTCCCTTCACGGACGCCGTGTCACTGAGCGTGGACTGCGACACGCAGGAGGAGCTGGATGCGTACTGGGACAAGCTCCTCGCGGGCGGAGGCAAGCCCGTGCAGTGCGGCTGGCTCAAGGACCGCTTCGGGTTGTCCTGGCAGATCGTCCCCACCTACATGCAGCAGGTGATGCAGGACCCGGACGAGGCGAAGCGGGACCGCGTCATGCGCGCGATGCTGAAGATGGTGAAGCTGGACATCGCGGAGCTGAAGCGGGCGGCGGAGGCGCGGTAG
- a CDS encoding BMP family lipoprotein, which yields MSPHRRIVSFALCLLAAATGCKKEAPAAPPRPTIGLVLGLGGRGDHAFNDSALRGLELWSAGMKYEKAGYQEASAQERQASMAPDIASRAQELAPLGITPVVLQSRVAEDYEPNLQLLADQHVSMAMGVGFMLENAVETVARRNPSLPFLLVDSPLLDAQGKVITLPNVRTVVFREEEGCFLAGALAGLATRTGRVGMVGGMKIPLVQRYEAGFRAGVAATNPNATVLVNYTGSFTDFALGKQVGQDLLLKNTDVLFAAAGVDGLGAIQAVKEASDAGKAVYVIGVDTDPSHLAPKAVLSAVVKHVDLVVYEAIREQRQGRLQGGNVSLGLKEGAWGWRPCGWTSPASRTRCAPWTRSGRASSPGS from the coding sequence ATGAGCCCACACCGTCGAATCGTCTCCTTCGCGCTGTGTCTGCTGGCCGCCGCCACCGGCTGCAAGAAGGAGGCGCCGGCCGCGCCTCCCAGGCCCACCATCGGCCTGGTGCTGGGATTGGGAGGCCGGGGCGACCACGCGTTCAACGACTCCGCCCTGCGCGGGCTGGAGCTGTGGTCCGCGGGGATGAAGTACGAGAAGGCCGGCTACCAGGAGGCCTCCGCGCAGGAGCGGCAGGCCTCGATGGCCCCGGACATCGCCTCGCGCGCGCAGGAGCTGGCCCCGCTGGGCATCACGCCGGTGGTCCTCCAGAGCCGCGTGGCGGAGGACTACGAGCCGAACCTCCAATTGCTCGCGGACCAGCACGTGTCCATGGCCATGGGCGTGGGCTTCATGCTGGAGAACGCCGTGGAGACGGTGGCGCGGCGCAACCCGTCGCTGCCCTTCCTGCTGGTGGACAGCCCGCTGCTGGACGCGCAGGGCAAGGTCATCACGCTGCCCAACGTGCGCACGGTGGTGTTCCGCGAGGAGGAGGGCTGCTTCCTCGCGGGCGCCCTGGCCGGACTGGCCACCCGGACGGGCCGGGTGGGCATGGTCGGCGGGATGAAGATTCCCCTGGTGCAGCGCTACGAGGCGGGCTTCCGGGCGGGCGTGGCCGCGACGAACCCGAACGCCACGGTGCTGGTCAACTACACCGGCAGCTTCACGGACTTCGCCCTGGGCAAGCAGGTGGGGCAGGACCTGCTGCTCAAGAACACGGACGTCCTCTTCGCGGCGGCCGGCGTGGACGGCTTGGGCGCCATCCAGGCGGTGAAGGAGGCGAGCGACGCGGGCAAGGCCGTGTATGTCATTGGCGTGGACACCGACCCGTCCCACCTGGCGCCCAAGGCGGTGCTGTCCGCCGTGGTGAAGCACGTGGACCTGGTCGTCTACGAGGCCATCCGCGAGCAGCGCCAGGGGCGCCTCCAGGGCGGCAACGTCTCGCTGGGTTTGAAGGAGGGGGCATGGGGCTGGCGCCCGTGCGGCTGGACTTCCCCGGCAAGCAGGACGCGCTGCGCACCGTGGACGCGCTCCGGGCGCGCATCGTCTCCGGGGAGCTGA
- a CDS encoding immunity 70 family protein: protein MANYFVTSTGRDLFDALLENLEFLRDQGHGPATLTRL from the coding sequence TTGGCGAACTACTTCGTCACCAGCACCGGCCGTGACCTGTTCGACGCGCTGCTGGAGAACCTGGAGTTCCTGCGCGACCAGGGCCACGGGCCCGCGACGCTGACGCGGCTGTGA
- a CDS encoding amidase — protein MTYRRAPVKAPRLSGMPLKAMVNTLERGGVGPALLEKLMRDSGIEQWRELSAGDAPPIQYPLPHGAPPAESQTPVEQAARAVAASPVEPKRETVAAFARAYRDGSADPVAVARRAHEAIERLDGGADRLGLFIARKPEEVLQAAEASSARLRAGAPLSVLDGVPVVIKDELDLAGFPTTLGTTFRTEPARTDSTVAARLKAAGAVILGKANMHEIGINPIGLNPHHGAARNPWNRGHITGGSSSGSGAVVAAGLCPASIGADGGGSIRIPAALCGVVGLKATWGRIPETGVPPLCWNVAHVGPLGLTVDDVAAVYAIVAGTDGLDVASRQQPPHHLSGYEDGTLQGVRLGLCTPYFEDADPDVVARCREAVRALTDAGATVVELPAPDLNTILWTHSCIILSEMAEAMLPQVKARASVFGLDSRTNLALGRHFRATDLIHALRHRHRLTRELLSLMADVDVIVTPTTASTAPAIPEAALPAGESNLPVVDALMRFIRLANLTGCPALSVPAGFDRAGLPVGVHLMGRPYEEHLLFRLGRVVERAAERRTPGLHVNLLP, from the coding sequence ATGACCTACCGACGCGCTCCGGTGAAGGCTCCGCGACTCTCTGGCATGCCCCTCAAGGCCATGGTGAACACGCTGGAGCGGGGCGGCGTGGGCCCGGCGCTGCTGGAGAAGTTGATGCGCGACAGCGGCATCGAGCAGTGGCGCGAGCTGTCCGCGGGCGATGCCCCGCCCATCCAGTACCCGCTGCCCCACGGAGCGCCTCCCGCCGAATCACAGACACCGGTGGAACAGGCCGCGCGCGCCGTCGCGGCGTCGCCCGTGGAGCCGAAGCGGGAGACGGTCGCGGCGTTCGCTCGGGCCTACCGCGACGGGAGCGCGGATCCGGTGGCCGTGGCCCGCCGGGCCCACGAAGCCATCGAGCGGCTGGATGGCGGCGCGGACCGATTGGGCCTCTTCATCGCTCGCAAGCCGGAGGAGGTCCTTCAGGCGGCGGAGGCGTCCTCGGCGCGGCTGCGCGCGGGGGCGCCCTTGAGCGTGCTCGACGGCGTGCCCGTCGTCATCAAGGACGAGCTGGACCTGGCGGGCTTCCCCACGACGCTGGGCACCACGTTCCGCACCGAGCCCGCGCGGACCGACTCCACCGTCGCGGCGCGCTTGAAGGCCGCGGGCGCCGTCATCCTGGGCAAGGCCAACATGCATGAAATTGGCATCAACCCCATCGGGTTGAACCCGCACCACGGCGCCGCGCGCAACCCGTGGAACCGGGGCCACATCACCGGCGGCAGCTCCAGCGGCTCCGGCGCCGTGGTGGCGGCGGGCCTGTGTCCGGCGAGCATCGGCGCGGACGGCGGCGGCTCCATCCGCATCCCCGCCGCGCTGTGCGGCGTCGTCGGGCTCAAGGCCACCTGGGGCCGCATCCCGGAGACGGGCGTGCCGCCGCTGTGCTGGAACGTGGCGCACGTGGGCCCCCTGGGCCTCACCGTGGATGACGTCGCGGCGGTGTATGCGATTGTCGCGGGGACGGACGGACTCGACGTCGCCTCCCGGCAGCAGCCGCCACATCACCTGTCAGGCTACGAGGACGGCACGCTCCAGGGCGTCCGGCTGGGCCTCTGCACGCCGTACTTCGAGGACGCGGATCCGGACGTGGTGGCGCGCTGCCGCGAGGCCGTGCGCGCCCTCACCGACGCGGGCGCCACGGTGGTGGAGCTCCCCGCGCCGGACCTCAACACGATTCTCTGGACGCACAGCTGCATCATCCTGAGCGAGATGGCGGAGGCGATGCTACCGCAGGTGAAGGCCCGCGCGTCGGTGTTCGGGCTCGACTCGCGCACCAACCTGGCGCTGGGGCGTCACTTCCGCGCCACGGACCTCATCCATGCGCTGCGGCACCGGCACCGGCTGACGCGGGAGCTGCTGTCGCTCATGGCGGACGTGGACGTCATCGTCACGCCGACGACGGCCAGCACCGCTCCCGCCATCCCCGAAGCGGCGCTCCCGGCGGGCGAGTCCAACCTGCCGGTGGTGGACGCGCTCATGCGCTTCATCCGCCTGGCGAACCTCACCGGCTGCCCTGCCCTCTCCGTCCCCGCGGGCTTCGACCGCGCGGGCCTGCCCGTGGGCGTGCACCTCATGGGGCGGCCCTACGAGGAGCACCTGCTCTTTCGCCTGGGGCGCGTGGTGGAGCGGGCGGCGGAGCGCCGCACGCCGGGCCTCCACGTCAACCTTCTGCCCTGA
- a CDS encoding SET domain-containing protein, whose translation MNNPELDRLISENQFHPNVEWRLVAGKGRGVFARRFLPKGTLVEWAPISRFPASDLKPVDHRDCQAHHHVFTWGTEPGRGKAYAWGMLALYNHSKTPNVELIDGPVPDTGAAVALRDIQPGEELCLDYGITWFDAR comes from the coding sequence ATGAACAATCCCGAACTCGATCGCCTGATCTCCGAGAACCAGTTCCATCCCAATGTTGAATGGCGCCTCGTTGCCGGAAAGGGACGAGGCGTCTTCGCGCGCCGGTTCCTGCCGAAGGGGACGCTCGTGGAGTGGGCGCCCATCAGCCGCTTCCCCGCGAGCGACCTGAAGCCGGTGGACCACCGCGACTGCCAGGCGCACCACCACGTCTTCACCTGGGGCACGGAGCCCGGGCGGGGGAAGGCGTACGCGTGGGGCATGCTGGCGCTCTACAACCACTCGAAGACGCCGAACGTGGAGCTCATCGACGGGCCGGTGCCGGACACCGGCGCCGCCGTGGCGCTGCGTGACATCCAGCCCGGCGAGGAGCTGTGTCTGGACTACGGCATCACGTGGTTCGACGCGCGCTGA